The Medicago truncatula cultivar Jemalong A17 chromosome 7, MtrunA17r5.0-ANR, whole genome shotgun sequence genome includes the window tgttaaaaattaaactatccAAAATATAAGAgttagtttcttcaaaatcgTGTAAACTTGGCTAACATCGAGTTAATTTCTTTCATTAGATGTAACTTCAGCTTTTGATGAAATTGCAATTTTACCCAATTATACTTGTTGTGAAATTGCTTTGAATTGCGATTTCATCAAAAACCAAATTTACATCTGACTTAACACAAATTTCACACCTAAAAAGGTCAATTTGTGTGATTTTACATGTGAACACACAATTTTAACAACGTTGGAAGAGTTAGATCATCTAAGATATTGGTTCTTGTCTTTGCTAAAACAGTTGCACAAGCTTCCCTGCTAGAAGTATTTTGTATCATCGAGGAGTTCGGGTAATGATGAGTTTCCCGTCCTGCGGTGAAGAAGAACTATTTTTCATTGTCTTATCATTATCTTATGTTATATTCTTGAGTTATTTCATATTTGGATTGGCTGCATATTTCATGATGTGTAGCCAATGTGTCACAATATTTGCTTGGATAATACTTCAAATATTGTAAcccttgtaccaaaaaataaaccTTAGCTTCATTGATTATGTGGAATATTTGAATATATcgcaacaaatttatttttcgaGGAAACTCCTCATGTGAGGTGTCAGGTCATATATATCAACAATTTCGGCTTAATGCTAGGTTTGTAGGAGTTTGAAGATCCTCCTCCCACCTCGCTTGTCTAGATCCTGAGGTTTAGAATGGATGAAAAGGGATTCGAATGTGTTCCCAATGTGGATAATATTGCCTTGACTAATCCAACGAAGACGGGTTTCAGATTTTCAGTGGCTTAGTGTGCTATTTAGATACATTTCACCTGAATTTTTATGATGGTGTTGGTTTGTCCAATATTTTGCATGGAGAAATTCAAGTACTTTTGGTTGACATCAAATTGTATTGGCAAGCTATATCTCGAAATTGATCCTTATGGTTCAGCTGGTCACATGGGGGACGTCTCAATTTCATCATCATGTTAATGAACAAGAGAATTCATGCTGAAAAAGTTAACCATATCCTTCATCACATTTTTCGTGAAGAAAGTTTTTGTgctaacgttaatcaatttcagggggggaattgaagttttgttaatttcaggggataattgacgaaacttacaattttagggggaaaattgactatttactcaaagaaaaatagtaccTCGCTTGATAAATAgtaaatcatttttaataagaaaaaaaatatcaatggtagAATTTTGGACTTAAAACCAGGCCCACATCTCTCAGGTTTTCGGGATGTCGATTGTATAAATATAATTGAGTCTCCTCCTCCTTTGAGCTAACTTTTGGAATGAGATCCAAGCATATTAGTTCTTTTAAGTGAAGgtaaatgtaattttatttacGAGTATATATTTTTCTGAGTTCTAAGATTTTCACTTCTTTGGATTGAAGAATTGCACCGTAAGCCtacatttttatcatcaaaatataaaatgagaTCAATTCGTTTAgtttaatattcaattttttaaattttacgaGTATATATTTTTCGAGTTCtaatattttctcttctttGGATTGAAGAATTACACCGTAAGCCTAcatttttattaacaaaatataaaatgagaTCAATTTTTATAGttcaatattcaatttttaaaatattaatttttaaaaacactTAGGTAATATAAGGATGATTTGGTGGATGTGGTAAGGAGATTTGAGGAGTAGAGTGATAAAAATCGTCTCAAATTTAATTCTCACCTTCATCAAATACTAATAAGTAACCTACTAACattgatcttttaaaaaaaaaataaggctttaataaaaaaaaaaagtaatcataCACAAAAGAACTGGTGTCTAGAAAATGAACTAGCTAGATTCTGATAGAGTACGGATATGGACACACACCAAACACGATACACATACTGACACGTTGATACTGTtgataatttataaaatcatataattcagtataatcatatgtgtcggtgtcgaaCACCTACACATATTCGATATTGAGACACGTCTAATCCAAAGAGTGTCTATACTTCGTTAGTGTTGTTAGTGTTTCATATTTACACACTGAAGTCATTGTTCCGTCACTCTTAGCTCATTCTGGTTCGACTTTTCGattattttacatgttttctttGAACACTTATTTCAGTTATTTGtatgccatatatatatatatatatatatatatatatacgaaGCGAATGTATAATGTTTTGTCCCTTTCAGTCAAGGGTAACATAACAGCAAGCTTTCCCTTCAGCCCCCATGGCTATGTACCACTTTTCTGTGGTCCTTTATCTAATGAATTTTGGAATAAGGTTATTATCTTGCGATAGTGAAGTGTAAACACGCTCATGATCGTGGGTCCCACCCTTGTAAATGCAAAGAGTTTTTTGGCTTATCATGTTATAAGTACTAATTTTCTGGTTGAGGTTAATCTTCATCGAAAATTTGTTAAGATACATAAAATGGATTCTTCTCTTATAAGAAAGATGCGACGTGAAAGTTCAAGTTAATGTTGTGTTTGGTTACCCGTTCAATTTAGcttctcatttaaaaaaaaaattgttaatccatGAATTGATTCTCGCACGAAGTAATTTTTCCTATATTTTACATTAGGATAAGTGGTAAATCGTAAAACTCACACTTGATTTTCTTGATCTGCCATTTTACTGAACACCCACATGACATGAGAGTATAACGATATTCTTAAATAACTAAAAGAAATATGTTATTTGAAGAGTTAATTTTAGGACAACTTATAAaacaactaaaaatataaaaaataatgtaagtattgacacgaaaatcaaaacaatggagagagtaaaaacataataagagtatgagagagagatatttaaaaaattatcataaaatagttgtacaacTATCATTTCTATaactaaaaatgaattttcaaatttttctttctcatGTATCTTATATGTTGAGAATTTCACTTCCAAAATTTGTTTTCAACTTTTCATATGAGCAGCTCTGACATttggaaacaaaaattgaacacTGTATATTTGCTTCACTTTTATAGTGGTTAAAATTAATTCTCaaaatgtagaattgattttcaaatgtttggttgtttttaagtaaaattgattttgactttagaattgattttacttaAAACTTTTTATATGGAGATCTTTTTCCATGCAAGTTTACAAGTGAGAAAatttttcttctcccttttttcttttctcattcCCTTaattcaacgtgagttaactcaaacTAACATTTTTAAGATCggtttaatcattttttaagtcAGATTAACCAGTCCTAAAAGTGTCAGCGTGACAAATACCGAGTCTGAGTTAACCTCCGTTGAAATAAAGGAATTAGCAATTTTGAAAGGAGAGCAATTTTCTGTAAGTTATGGATTTACTattgatttgaatttcaaaatggACTTTGAAAGCATACGAAATGGTGCGGCTTTTTGCACCCCCCATTTTAAAACTTTAGTCGGCAACACATATTCGATTAACTTCTAGACCACATTTACTTGAAAAGTTACCTAATTTTCTCTCAGACACTTTGCAAAATTTGAATAAATCATGAGGCTCTATGCGGATATAAACTTCTAGAGTGTTATTTGGGTGTTTATTTACATTGGTATGGTGTTTGGAAGACTGAGATTGCACCTATTAAATCAATTTCTACATTACTGCCTAATAACATGATTGCAGCTAGGACATAACTAgaaattttgattattgaagGATGTGTTTTTGGATGTTTATTTACATTGGTATGGTGTTTAAATTACCACCAATGGAGAATCTTAACGAAAGGATAGAATTCAAGAAGTTACAACTGTAACAAAATCAATGTTACCACCAAAATGTAGGAACAAGAACAAAAGTTAGATGACAAAACTCAAATTTTGAAGAGGGTTGAGCCACCAAAAGTTAAAATCAAAAGCTAAATTCTCATTATTCACTTTCAGccataaaaaagataaaagttcCACTTTATCAAGTTATTGGAGGTTGAATACTCCTTATGCCAAAAAATGTGACAGTTTCTCTCCTTTCAAATGACGCAAACACAAACCATCTAAATTAATTGAAGcgaagattaatttttttagaatgatCTCTTAACTCGGTAAATTCAATGAAATGGTTTTAAAAGTGATTCAGACTTAACTGATAAAATTCATAACcattgaaaaaacaagaaatcAAATACACCCAAAGTGATTGCATCCCAAAAACAGATGATTAATATTTCATATGTaggatcaaaatatatataaaaaaatacaataaaatgtatttttaagaaGACAACATACCTGATGAGCTTAGGAACGCTGAAGAACAAAGAGCTCAAAGCTCAAACCGTCAAAATTAATATAAGCAACTAATTTACTAACATTAGTCCATAGaacatttttaagtaaaaagtTGGAGATAACAACAATTATGCaattatatatgtataaaataattgaagacACTTTAACATCTATGAATCATAATTTCTCTATTGTGAAGTCATATTTTAAAGttgtttaatgattttttgttacatatttgattgtttcattttcaacattataaaaaatattcagtATGTAAaacactataaaaaaaaaaaaacattttcctctATGTATGAAAGCAATTATTCATCAACAGATCTCTCGTATAGTTGgtcatttgattttttacaaaaatcaaatttttgaaaagatcattaataaataaaaaaaattaagcggGGACAACTAACATTGTAATAGCACTTGTTTAAATAGAATCGTTATGAAACTTGAAACACATCATTTCAGAAACAGTAATCAAAAGCCCTTAGTTATATCAGTCTAACACTCATTTTTGTGTATTACAATTGTCAAATAACAACGACCGGTGAAGAGATCGTGTTTGAAGTCATTATACTTGATGTTTTTAAGCCAATTGTTAAAAGATCAAAACTATAGATGtcaaataagttaattttaTGGCTTATTTGTTATCATATTTGGATATCAGAACCAGCAAATGAGAATATAGTGTTTTCTTGAAAGCATTGAAGTACAGGTCTACCAAAAAATTTGCCTCTAAAATTTTCtcgtttcttttcttttcttctttcagaATGTATGGATGAGGGTCATAAGAACTAAAAACATTGAGGAGGAACAGAAGAGGCAAATACAGAATGCAAGAAATAGTAGCTAGGGAAAATGAcccaaaagagaaagaaaaaaaattatagaagaTACAGCTCTTGAAGGATCCAAAGTATCAATTCAAAGTTAAAGCTGAAAAGCTCATCAAGAACAACAGGAACtgaacatatttttctttgatcCAGACCCATTAACCAGGGTTACTCGATTCACAGACAATTCAGCCTTATAGGAATCAGAGTTTAAGACTTTGCGGCTGATATTATTGTAAATTTCCCGGATGACAATCTCAAAAGCCGTTTGGACATTGGTAGAATCGAGTGCTGATGTCTCCATAAAGAACAAACCTTCTTCTTCTGCAAGAGCTTTGCCTTCCTCTATGCTCACCTCTCTGATATTCTCCAAATCACACTTATTTCCCACCAACATTCTCGCAACGGTGCTATCATTTTGAGCTGCAATTATGCAAGAATCAAAAACTCTGTTATGAAACTGAAACTGTATGGAAAGCAAATGTCTGATATGAATTAAGAGTATTAAAGCACGTTATTAGTAAAATGTCAAAGGTAAAAGCCATGTTTTACATGTTTATCTCTTCAAAATGCTTGTGACTGACCCAATCAGCAGACACAATTAGCCAGACCGAGACTTAGCCTGCAGTCGCTACATCAGCAAATCTCGACCGTTTGACGAAGATTTGACAGCTTCTATTTGACatcacaaaatcaaatttaaaatacaagCTGTCTTATCCTCATCCAACAGTCGAGACCCATGACCGTTGCAGATTATCCATTTCCCGTCACAAGTATCAAATAAGTATAACTTGGTACTCGAGGTTTCATCGTCAATTTAGTTTGACAATAATGCAAGTATCGTCACTTAAGTTCTCCAAATATTTCTGTGACATCTATTTAATCCTCAATGATGCAAAGCCTGATCATTTTAGTCCATCTATCAtacaaaatatcatcaaattagCCCTTATACTCATTTCTTAGCCCAACAATAAAGGATTAATTTGATGACATTAGGCATAATGTAGAAACTCAGTTGATAAGATAAAGAGAACAGTGAGTGTACTCATCTCCTTAAGGTATGTCTAACTGACACATGCACCCCTCTCTTTTGCAAAAGATATTAACCTCCCCTTAATTATATCCATTCCTCTATATTGTAATATAGGGGTATGTACGTATTATTTAAATAAGGGAGGTAAgtgtttgtttttataaaaaaaggagTGTGGGAGTATACTTTTCAAAAGAAATGTTTTGAGAACTAGTGATGATGACACTTGTATGTTTGGAAGACTACATTAAGGTTCACTCCTATTTGACTCATAATAATGTTCTAAAGTTAAGCAGtaacagaaaaaaaataatatgctaAATTTGATTAAGTAGGCTCTGAGTTCTGACAGTAACACATGTCAGTAATTTTAGCagctaaaaaataatttcagtCAATCAGAgacttagggtgtgtttggattgaagtattatatgatcgtttatcatgttaatatgttaactttttaaaaaacatttcatagtgtttgtaatttaaaaatgaaaagtaaatcctcccctcccttcccctcctaaacgctccatccaaacacacccttagaaaACGCAATCTCCGAGTAAAGTGTcagataaaaaataacataagatAAAGCAAATGGAAGTTTATATAACAAGTTCACGTTGTCCATAATTGAGAATATATGCACACAATAGCATTCCatcttcacaattcacaatacaGTCAGTCAGGAATCAGTCATGGTGGTAGCAacatttaattataaaatatagttcaacttgttaaaaagatatCTGCAAGTTCTCTGCAAAAGTGTGTCTTATTGTTAACTTtgagaaattcataaaaatctCTCATCTACGGTCACGGGAACACTAATTAAGCAACAGGTGTTGATGATCTAAGGGAGACATACATACATCTAGCAAAAACTGGGATTATATACCGTTTATCAAATATAATAACCTAGTGTCCCTTTTTAATGATATGCAAATTTTAGGCCACTGCTAAGGTAACTCCCATTCATAACATGAAGGAAACAACAAAACCAGGTAGATATCCTTCCAAATTCAAATGTATTTATTCTAATTctagtcaaataaaaaaatccagatCAGCGCATTATACTGAAAGAATAACATAATACTATATGATAATTTATTACTAGGTATTTGGAAGTGCTTATATGAAGAGTTAAATAATCAAGCTCTTATAGGATGACTTAATTTTACACATCTAATCTTTACtccatatttttttggtgtacAATCCTATCTCACCATAATGTcatattatagtaatatatttttaaatattagtaCAAATATCTTAATTTATTAGTCAAAAATTTCTTATAATGCCAAAGCATATTAATTAAGGAATTAACTGGTATGCATAGTTAGTGTAAAGATCTTATACACTATTGAGCAATCACAAATCATCATGTGTGATTGTTCAGATAAATAAGATTAAAGCCAACATTTTAAATAATACAGCAATTTATAACTTAttgacaatgcattattattgCGAGGCAtactctattatttttttatgtgttaaCCCTAGGGGAAGGAGGTCCTGCTCATCCCAAGTTCAACAGAGAGATAAATCAGGATTGCTCAAAAATTGTTGTTCCACACAAGAATCAAGTTCGGCTTATCAATACAACGAAAGTGTATCAAAACCAAACTTAATAATTAAATCCTTGCAGAAATAGAACAATGCCCAAAAGATGTATAACTTAAGTTCACAATCATCATATGATAGCTTATAAAGGCAACTTATCCACAGCTTACACAGAGTTTTATTCCCATCGATATCCCATCTTAACCTCTTTGGTTGTAAAAGCACCtcttcaataaaaatttaattaaatcgTTTAATCAAATGTCCACCTAGTCTACTCTTGAATAAAAGCGCCCCAATATTGTCTCAGTGCACATACCTCAGTTAGTAGATACAATGCATTGAAATATGTAGGGGTCAGGGATCGAACCCAGATTCCACTTATTCACTCTAAGGGTGAAATTCTAAACAccagactacttgaccaaaaggTGAATTCTCTTTTCTCAATCGACTTTTCTCCATCCGCAACAAAAAACCGCAATCCCTTATTATAAGcactttttaccatttttacataaacaataaatacatatagtaatttataaatgaaagaatttttttagaaagtTTTTACTATTTAAAAACAACATTTCCAATAGTAAGATTCAAGAACATATTCCTAAAAATAGGCAAATTAGTCCACAAATGACACTCAAAAAAGTCAATAATATATACATCAACCAAACTAACTATAAACACTTAAATTATAGCTGTCGGATGCGACAcctataattacactgaattatgtcattttctcaaattactatCTGTGTGTCTGTGTATCAGTATCAGTGTCATGTCCGGTGTCTGTGTTTCATAGAAAGAAAGTAAAGAGTAATAGAAACACTTACTAGTGAGTTCATCAAGCCACCTCTTGATACTTTCAAACGTTCCTCTCCTactaatatcataaacaacaagaGCACCAAAAGCACCACGATAATAAGCAGAAGTAACAGCTCTAAACCTTTCTTGTCCAGCAGTATCCCAGATCTGTGCTTTCACTTCTTTACCATCGATTTCAACCATCTGCGTCTGAAACTCAACTCCAATTGttgcttttgaatttgaatcgAACTCGTTTCGCGCGAATCGGGATAAGAGGTTTGATTTTCCTACGGCGGAGTCGCCGATTAAGACGATTTTGAAGAGGTACTCTTCTCCTCCTTCGCCGTTTTCTTCTGAcattgttgtgatttttttttctttaggtgGTGTGGAAATGAATTTGAAGAGTGTGTGTGTGGATGGAATGTGAAGAACGTGAAGGCGATTATGATTATCTATCTTTTTGTGTTGGGGTTTTGGGggttttaaatgtttttgaaattaattatgagtttttttgGACATGGTGCGTGATTAGTGGCgggttttttgtgattttgagtgCTAGGGTCTAAAAAGGGCTTTTTGACTTGCTTAGCACTACTTTTTAACTCAATAAAATATGTACACACTCATGTtactaatataaacaaaaatctactttttaaatacatttatttaattatgtagGTGGTCTTTAttattatatgtcacatacatcattaattgaatgtatctaaaaattaaatttttgtttatattagtgaccggagagTGTAGAGTACAAAgagaattttttaagaaaagggaataattttttattattctttcgATTTTTcatagatatttttttagagattcttttaatagatttttttttagggtaagATTCTTTTAATAGATTTGTTTGCCTAATAACTTGTGattgtagaaaaaaaattaagttgtgATAGTTAATATGCAAATGACTAAATTTATTTGACatgacccaaaaaaattaaaaaatatttgtttatttta containing:
- the LOC11426947 gene encoding ras-related protein RABA5b, giving the protein MSEENGEGGEEYLFKIVLIGDSAVGKSNLLSRFARNEFDSNSKATIGVEFQTQMVEIDGKEVKAQIWDTAGQERFRAVTSAYYRGAFGALVVYDISRRGTFESIKRWLDELTTQNDSTVARMLVGNKCDLENIREVSIEEGKALAEEEGLFFMETSALDSTNVQTAFEIVIREIYNNISRKVLNSDSYKAELSVNRVTLVNGSGSKKNMFSSCCS